DNA sequence from the Schlegelella aquatica genome:
GGGCCTGGGTGCGCGAGAACCTGCCCCAGGACATCAGCCACAAGGTGCACAACGCCCTGCGGCTCACCAAGGACGACATGCAGCGCTGGGCGCGCATCCTGGGCAAGAAGGGCTGGCACGGCTACGCCTGGCCCAAGGAATTCGGCGGCCCGGGGTGGAACGCCGTGCAGCGGCACCTGTTCGAGGAGGAATGCGCGCTCGCCGGCGCCCCGCGCATCGTGCCCTTCGGGCCCGTGATGGTCGCGCCCGTCATCATGGCCTTCGGCTCGCCCGAGCAGCACAAGCGCTTCCTGCCCGGCATCATGAGCGGCGACGTGTGGTGGTGCCAGGGCTACTCCGAGCCGGGTTCCGGCTCGGATCTGGCCTCGCTCAAGACGCGCGCCGAGCGGCGCGGCGACAAGTACATCGTCAACGGCCAGAAGACCTGGACCACGCTCGGCCAGTACGCCGACTGGATCTTCTGCCTGGTGCGCACCTCCACCGAGGGCAAGCCGCAGACGGGCATTTCCTTCCTGCTGATCGACATGAAGTCGCCTGGCATCACGGTGCGGCCGATCATCACGCTCGACGGCGAGCACGAGGTCAACGAGGTGTTCTTCGACAACGTCGAGGTGCCGGTGGAGAACCTGGTCGGCGAGGAGAACAAGGGCTGGACCTACGCCAAGTACCTGCTCGCCCACGAGCGTACCAACATCGCCGACGTCAACCGCGCCAAGCGCGAGCTGGAACGGCTCAAGCGCATCGCCCGCGCCGAGCATTCGGGGGGCCGGCCGCTGATCGAAGACCCGCGTTTCCGCGACCAGATCGCGCAGCTGGAAGTGGACATCGTCGCGCTGGAGATGATGGTGCTGCGCGTGCTGTCGGCCGAGCGCGGCGGCAAGAAGGCGCTGGACGTGGCCGCACTGCTCAAGATCCGCGGCTCGGAGATCCAGCAGCGCTACACGGAGCTGATGATGTTGGCCGCAGGCCCCTACTCGCTGCCCTTCATCTTCGAGGCGATGGAAGCCGGCTGGCAGGGCGACTACGTCGGTGCGATGCACTGCGCGCCGCTGGCCTCGACCTACTTCAACATGCGCAAGACGACGATTTACGGCGGCAGCAACGAGGTGCAACGCAACATCGTCGCTCAGATGACCCTGGGGGTGTGAGATGGACTTCGACTTCACCGACGAACAGGAACAGCTGCGCGACGCGGTGCGCAAGTGGGTGGACAAGGCCTATGACTTCGAGCGCCGGCGCGGCATCGTCAAGGCGGGCGGCTACTCCCGGGACACCTGGGGCGAGATGGCAGAGCTGGGACTCACGGGCCTGGCCGTGCCGGAAGAGCACGGCGGCATGGGCTTCGGGCCCGTCGAGGCGATGGTGGTGATGGAGGAGTTGGGCCGCGGCATCGTGCTGGAGCCCTACGCCGCGGTCGCGCTGGTCGCGGCGGGTGTGCTGCGGCACCACGCGCCGGCGCAGGTGCAGTCGCAGTGGCTGCCGCGCATCGCCGGCGGCGAGGCGCTCGTGGTGCTGGCCCACCAGGAGCGCGAGGCGCGCTACGTGCTTCGGCATGTCGGCACGAGCGCGCGCTCGCAAGGGGGCGGCTGGACGGTGCACGGTGCCAAGAGCGTGGTGCCCGTCGGCGACGTGGCCGACGCTTACATCGTGCCGGCGCGCGTCGCGGGCGCCGTGGATGCGCCGGAGGGCATCGCCCTGTTCCTGGTGGAGCGCCGCGCCACCGGCGTCAGCACCCGCGGCTACCCGTTGCAAGACGGTGGGCGCGGCGCTGAAGTGCAGTTCCAGGACGCCCCGGCGACGCTGCTGGTGGGGCCCGAAGGGGGGCTGGACGCGCTCGAATGGGCCGCGGACGTCGCCATCGCGGCCCTGTGCGCCGAGGCGATGGGCACGATGGACAAGCTCTTCGCGCTCACCGTGGACTACCTCAACACCCGCAAGCAGTTCGGCGTGCCCATCGGCACCTTCCAGGCGCTGCGCCACCGGGTGGCCGACATGAAGATGCAGCTCGAACTCGCCCGTTCGATGAGCTATTACGCGACGCTGAAGCTGGGCGAGGAGCCCTCGCAGCGCCGCCGGGCGATCTCGCAGGCGAAGGTGCAGCTCGGGCAGTCGATGCGCTTCGTGGGCCAGCAGTCGGTGCAGTTGCACGGCGGGATCGGCATGACCGACGAATACGTCGGCTCGCACTACTTCAAGCGCCTGACCTGCCTGGAGCTGTCCTTCGGCGACACGCTGCATCACCTGGGAGAAGTCTCGGCCCTCATGCAGGACACGGCCGGCGTCTTCGCCTGAGCATCGCCACCCAACGCGCGGTAGACTGCCGCCGCGCCCGCAGCCGCCCGCGGCTCTTCCCGGGCGGCTGCTTCGTTTTCGCCCCCCTTTTTGTCATGCGACTGGCCCAGGTGTTGTTTTCCCAAGGATTCGGCACGCGCCGCGAGTGCGAGGCACTGATCCTCGCGGGCGAGGTGCGGCTGGGTGGCCAGGTGTGCGACGACCCGGATCGGGAGGTCGATCCCGCGGGGCTGTGCTTCGAAGTGCAAGGCACCCTCTGGCCCTACCACGAGCGCGCCCTCATCGTGTTGCACAAGCCCCTCGGCTACGAGTGCTCGCGCAAGCCCTCGGCGTGGCCCAGCGTCTTGACGCTCTTGCCCGCGGCGCTGCGCCGCCGCGGCGTGCAGCCGATCGGGCGACTGGACCAGGACACGACGGGCCTGCTGCTGCTCACCGACGACGGGGCGCTGCTGCACAAGCTCACCTCGCCCAAGCATCACGTGCCCAAGGTCTACGAGGTGCGCACGGCCCGCCCGGTGACGGACGATCAGGTGCGCGCGCTCCTGGAGGGCGTCGTGCTGCGCGACGACCCCCAGCCCGTGCGTGCGGCGGCCTGCGAGCGCACCGGCGAGCGCGGGCTGCGGCTCACTCTGACGCAAGGCAAGTACCACCAGGTCCGGCGCATGGTCGCGGCCGTCGGCAACCACGTGGAGGCCTTGCATCGCAGCCGCTTCGGCGGACTCGCGCTGCCCGACGACCTGGCGCCGGGGCAATGGCGCTGGCTCGACGGGCCTTGTATCGTGGCCCCCGGGCTGACGCCCACCCTGGAGGGCAGTTCTCGGCCCGGCTGCGGGCAGCCGGGCGCCGGGCCTCGCGACATCCTCCGATAATCGCCGCCATGCGCGTCTTTCGTGGCTTTCACCATGCCGCCCTGGCCCCGGCCTGTGCACTCACCATCGGCAACTTCGACGGAGTGCACCGCGGCCACCAGGCCATGCTGGCCCTGCTGCACAACGAGGCTCAGCATCGTGGACTGCCGACCTGCGTGCTGACCTTCGAACCGCACCCGCGCGACTTTTTCGCGATGAAGGCGGGCAAGCCGGATCTGGCGCCGGCGCGCATCGCGACGCTGCGCGACAAGCTCACCGAACTCGAGCGCGTCGGCGTGGATCAGGTGGTGGTGCTGCCCTTCGACGAACGGCTGTCGAGCCTGTCTGCGCAATCGTTCATCGAGGACGTGATCGTGCGCGGCCTGGGTGCGCGGTACGTGCTGGTCGGCGATGACTTCCGCTTCGGCGCCCGGCGGGCCGGCGACTACGCCATGCTGGATGCCGCCGGGAGCCGACTGGGCTTCGACGTCGCACGCATGATGAGTTACGAGGTGCACGGCACGCGCGTGTCCAGTTCCGCCGTGCGCGAGGCGCTGGCCGCGGGCGACATGGCGCACGCCGCGCGTCTGCTCGGCCGGCCGTACAGCATCAGCGGGCACGTGATCCATGGCCGCAAGCTCGGGCGCGAGCTGGGCTTTCGCACGCTGAACCTCAAGTTCCCGCATCGGCGCGCGGCGGCCAGCGGCATCTTCGTCGTGCAGACGCACGGCCTGGTCGACGAGCCCCTGCCCGGGGTGGCCAGCCTCGGCGTGCGCCCCACGGTGGAGGACACCGGGCGCATCCTGCTCGAAGTGCTGTGCCTGGACTGGCCCGCATCCCTGGGGCCGGAGGGGGGCTACGGTAGAATCGTGCGCGTGGAACTGCTGCACAGACTGCGCGACGAGGTCCGCTATGCCGGCCTCGACGCCCTGAAGGACGCGATCCGTCAGGACGTCGAACAGGCGCGCGATTACTTCTCCTCCCTGCATCAGCAGACGCGTCGCCAGACCACGCGCGACCGAATTTGACCTTGTGGGGGTGCCCAGCCCCGACACCTGCCTGTCGCCGCCCGTGCCTCGCATGCACGGTGCCCCGCTTGTACGCGAGCCTACCTTTGCCCCACCGACCATGGCCGACTCGCCCAAAGACTACCGATCGACGCTGAACCTGCCGGACACCCCCTTCCCGATGCGCGGCGACCTGCCCAAGCGCGAGCCGGGTTGGGTCAAGGAATGGGACGAACAAGGCATCTACAAGAAGCTGCGCGACGCGCGCTGCGGGCGCCCGAAGTTCGTGCTGCACGACGGCCCGCCCTACGCCAACGGCAAGATCCACATCGGGCACGCGGTCAACAAGGTGCTCAAGGACATGATCGTCAAGGCCCGGCAACTGGCGGGTTACGACGCCATCTACGTGCCGGGCTGGGACTGCCACGGCCTGCCGATCGAGAACCAGATCGAAAAGACCCACGGCCGGGGCCTCTCGCGCGACGAGGTGCAGGCCAAGAGCCGCGCCTACGCCACGGAGCAGATCGCCCAGCAGATGGCCGACTTCAAACGCCTGGGCGTGCTGGGCGACTGGAACCATCCGTACCGCACGATGGACTTCGCCAACGAAGCCGACGAGATCCGGGCGCTCAAGCGCATCATGGAGCGCGGCTTCGTCTACCGCGGCTTGAAGCCCGTGTACTGGTGCTTCGACTGCGGCTCGTCGCTGGCCGAGTTCGAAATCGAGTACGCCGACAAGAAGTCGCCCACGGTGGACGTGGCGTTCCAGTGCGCCGAGCCGGACCGGCTGGCCGCGGCCTTCGGGCTGTCGAAGCTGGACAAGGACGCCTACGTCCTGATCTGGACCACGACGCCCTGGACGATTCCCGCCAACCAGGCGCTCAACCTCAACCCCGAGCTCGAGTACGCGCTGGTGGACACCGAGCGCGGCCTGCTGCTGCTCGCCCAGGCGCTGGTGGAAAAGTGCCTGGAGCGCTATGGCCTGACGGGCCGGGTGGTCGCGACGACGCGGGGCCAGGCGCTCGAAGGGCTGACGTTCAGGCACCCGCTCGCGCACGTGCACCCGGGCTATGACCGGCTCTCGCCGGTGTACCTCGCCGACTACGCGACCGCCGAGGACGGCACGGGTATCGTCCACTCCGCGCCCGCGTACGGCGTGGAGGACTTCAACTCCTGCATCGCCCACGGCCTCAAGTACGAGGACATCCTCAACCCCGTGCAGGGCCACGGCGTGTACGCCGAGGCGCTGGCGCTGTTCGGCGGGCAGCACATCTGGAAGGCCAACGAGCAGATCATCCAGGCCCTGCGCGAGGCCGGGCGGCTGTTCGCCAGCTCCACGCTGGTGCACAGCTACCCGCACTGCTGGCGCCACAAGACGCCGGTGATCTACCGCGCCGCCGCGCAGTGGTTCGTGCGCATGGACGAGGGCGAG
Encoded proteins:
- a CDS encoding acyl-CoA dehydrogenase family protein, translating into MDFDFTDEQEQLRDAVRKWVDKAYDFERRRGIVKAGGYSRDTWGEMAELGLTGLAVPEEHGGMGFGPVEAMVVMEELGRGIVLEPYAAVALVAAGVLRHHAPAQVQSQWLPRIAGGEALVVLAHQEREARYVLRHVGTSARSQGGGWTVHGAKSVVPVGDVADAYIVPARVAGAVDAPEGIALFLVERRATGVSTRGYPLQDGGRGAEVQFQDAPATLLVGPEGGLDALEWAADVAIAALCAEAMGTMDKLFALTVDYLNTRKQFGVPIGTFQALRHRVADMKMQLELARSMSYYATLKLGEEPSQRRRAISQAKVQLGQSMRFVGQQSVQLHGGIGMTDEYVGSHYFKRLTCLELSFGDTLHHLGEVSALMQDTAGVFA
- a CDS encoding acyl-CoA dehydrogenase family protein, translated to MDLSFTPEEQAFREEVRAWVRENLPQDISHKVHNALRLTKDDMQRWARILGKKGWHGYAWPKEFGGPGWNAVQRHLFEEECALAGAPRIVPFGPVMVAPVIMAFGSPEQHKRFLPGIMSGDVWWCQGYSEPGSGSDLASLKTRAERRGDKYIVNGQKTWTTLGQYADWIFCLVRTSTEGKPQTGISFLLIDMKSPGITVRPIITLDGEHEVNEVFFDNVEVPVENLVGEENKGWTYAKYLLAHERTNIADVNRAKRELERLKRIARAEHSGGRPLIEDPRFRDQIAQLEVDIVALEMMVLRVLSAERGGKKALDVAALLKIRGSEIQQRYTELMMLAAGPYSLPFIFEAMEAGWQGDYVGAMHCAPLASTYFNMRKTTIYGGSNEVQRNIVAQMTLGV
- a CDS encoding bifunctional riboflavin kinase/FAD synthetase, whose amino-acid sequence is MRVFRGFHHAALAPACALTIGNFDGVHRGHQAMLALLHNEAQHRGLPTCVLTFEPHPRDFFAMKAGKPDLAPARIATLRDKLTELERVGVDQVVVLPFDERLSSLSAQSFIEDVIVRGLGARYVLVGDDFRFGARRAGDYAMLDAAGSRLGFDVARMMSYEVHGTRVSSSAVREALAAGDMAHAARLLGRPYSISGHVIHGRKLGRELGFRTLNLKFPHRRAAASGIFVVQTHGLVDEPLPGVASLGVRPTVEDTGRILLEVLCLDWPASLGPEGGYGRIVRVELLHRLRDEVRYAGLDALKDAIRQDVEQARDYFSSLHQQTRRQTTRDRI
- a CDS encoding pseudouridine synthase, coding for MRLAQVLFSQGFGTRRECEALILAGEVRLGGQVCDDPDREVDPAGLCFEVQGTLWPYHERALIVLHKPLGYECSRKPSAWPSVLTLLPAALRRRGVQPIGRLDQDTTGLLLLTDDGALLHKLTSPKHHVPKVYEVRTARPVTDDQVRALLEGVVLRDDPQPVRAAACERTGERGLRLTLTQGKYHQVRRMVAAVGNHVEALHRSRFGGLALPDDLAPGQWRWLDGPCIVAPGLTPTLEGSSRPGCGQPGAGPRDILR